From a single Hymenobacter sp. YIM 151500-1 genomic region:
- a CDS encoding carboxypeptidase-like regulatory domain-containing protein, which translates to MSAKIRVYFSGWLLLVVLAVALGLLAPGRAVAQGQRRVVQFTGIVATGDSLLGVPGAAVFVPKAGRGTATNAYGYFSLPVLAGDSIVIRSLGYRNQYVVIPPDYPRQSYSVIVQLKEDATVLPEIRIFPYATEKEFKQAFLALKLPKERGSSAADNLNEQIMRRIFNNAPVTSMGNYRQTLQSQQLDQQRRMGTAPNPYTNNPLLNPFSWLQLIKQVKNGEFKKKEGEDY; encoded by the coding sequence ATGTCTGCTAAGATTCGCGTTTATTTTTCGGGGTGGCTGCTGCTGGTTGTGCTGGCCGTAGCCCTGGGGCTGCTGGCGCCCGGCCGGGCCGTGGCCCAGGGGCAGCGCCGGGTGGTGCAGTTCACCGGCATCGTGGCCACCGGCGACTCGCTGCTGGGCGTGCCGGGCGCAGCTGTGTTTGTGCCCAAAGCCGGCCGCGGCACCGCCACCAATGCTTACGGCTACTTCTCCCTGCCCGTGCTGGCCGGCGACAGTATCGTGATTCGCAGCCTCGGCTACCGCAACCAGTACGTCGTTATTCCGCCTGACTATCCGCGCCAGAGCTATTCGGTCATTGTGCAGCTCAAGGAAGATGCCACCGTGCTGCCCGAAATCCGCATCTTCCCCTACGCCACCGAAAAGGAGTTCAAACAGGCCTTTCTGGCCCTGAAGCTGCCCAAGGAGCGCGGCTCGTCTGCCGCCGACAACCTGAACGAGCAGATCATGCGCCGCATCTTCAACAATGCGCCCGTGACGAGCATGGGCAACTACCGCCAAACCTTGCAAAGCCAGCAGCTCGACCAGCAGCGCCGCATGGGCACGGCTCCCAACCCCTACACCAACAACCCCTTGCTTAACCCCTTCAGCTGGCTACAGCTGATTAAGCAAGTGAAAAACGGCGAGTTCAAGAAGAAAGAAGGGGAGGATTATTAG
- a CDS encoding ArsR/SmtB family transcription factor, translating into MRLKHFTVAFGQQLFKALGDESRVRILHLLWRNQEMCISDLEQVLDFTQTKTSRQLGYLKNAGLVSFRRLDNWVFYFIKEEAQDFVQQLLGYMERDPQLVHDQKIYQTLWSNRELAAYKLQSRRWTGAAEVR; encoded by the coding sequence ATGCGCCTGAAACACTTTACCGTTGCATTCGGCCAGCAACTCTTTAAAGCCCTGGGCGACGAAAGCCGGGTGCGCATCCTGCACCTGCTTTGGCGCAACCAGGAAATGTGCATCTCGGACCTGGAACAGGTGCTCGACTTCACCCAAACCAAAACCTCGCGCCAGCTGGGCTACCTGAAAAATGCCGGCTTGGTCAGCTTCCGGCGGCTCGACAACTGGGTGTTTTACTTCATAAAGGAAGAAGCCCAGGACTTCGTTCAGCAGCTGCTCGGCTACATGGAGCGTGACCCGCAGCTGGTGCACGACCAGAAGATCTACCAAACCCTCTGGTCGAACCGGGAGCTGGCCGCGTATAAGCTCCAGAGCCGCCGCTGGACCGGCGCCGCCGAGGTGCGCTGA
- a CDS encoding (2Fe-2S) ferredoxin domain-containing protein, with translation MKPVAAITRIFVCNAQKSEVGRDVAKALKLELKKQGLKQVLLSGEKHKTRVQTCNCLDLCKHCKKGSGAALIIYPGGTVYGDVKPKDAPDIVREHLAEGRPVEHLRLE, from the coding sequence GTGAAACCTGTTGCTGCCATTACCCGCATTTTCGTCTGCAATGCCCAGAAAAGTGAAGTGGGCCGCGACGTTGCCAAGGCTTTAAAGCTCGAACTGAAGAAGCAAGGGCTGAAACAGGTGCTGCTGAGTGGCGAAAAGCACAAAACCCGCGTGCAAACCTGCAACTGCCTCGACCTCTGCAAGCACTGCAAGAAAGGCTCCGGCGCGGCCCTCATCATCTACCCCGGAGGCACCGTGTACGGCGACGTAAAACCCAAAGACGCCCCCGACATCGTGCGTGAGCACCTGGCCGAAGGCCGCCCCGTAGAACACCTGCGTCTGGAGTAG
- a CDS encoding YjjG family noncanonical pyrimidine nucleotidase, which yields MKYQHLFFDLDHTLWDFETNADATLRQLFDLHELGRYGTFTVEEFIQVYSDINHGLWRLYQNNKITQQQLRVTRFPRTFLKLGLREEDSPADISEQFTDILPKKSAVFPYTYEVLDYLRDKGYELHLITNGFKDVQYIKLNASRLTDYFQEIVTSECCGHLKPDCRIFEHALERSGAAASQSLMIGDNLECDVLGAYNAGIDQVYFNPEKRRHFNTITYEISCLSELKEIL from the coding sequence TTGAAATACCAGCATCTTTTCTTCGACCTCGACCATACGCTGTGGGACTTTGAAACCAACGCCGATGCGACCTTGCGGCAGTTGTTCGACCTGCACGAGTTGGGGCGCTACGGCACGTTCACGGTGGAGGAGTTTATTCAGGTGTACTCCGACATCAACCACGGGCTGTGGCGGCTGTACCAGAACAATAAAATCACCCAGCAGCAGCTGCGCGTTACTCGTTTTCCGCGCACCTTCCTGAAGCTGGGCCTGCGAGAGGAAGATTCGCCAGCAGATATTTCGGAGCAGTTCACCGATATTTTACCCAAGAAGTCGGCCGTGTTTCCCTATACCTACGAGGTGCTGGACTACCTGCGCGACAAAGGCTACGAGCTGCACCTGATTACGAATGGCTTCAAGGACGTTCAGTACATCAAGCTCAACGCCTCCCGCCTGACCGACTACTTCCAGGAAATCGTGACCTCGGAGTGCTGCGGCCACCTCAAGCCCGACTGCCGCATCTTTGAGCACGCGCTGGAGCGCAGCGGCGCGGCGGCCAGCCAGAGCCTAATGATTGGCGACAACCTGGAGTGCGACGTGCTGGGTGCCTACAACGCCGGCATCGACCAGGTGTACTTCAACCCCGAAAAGCGCCGCCACTTCAACACCATTACCTACGAAATCAGCTGCCTGAGCGAGCTAAAGGAGATTTTGTAG
- a CDS encoding glycoside hydrolase family 43 protein: MPTSTTYTNPIWDFDFPDPTIIRATDGYYYAYGTQTKRPGGLIVNLQVARSLDLVHWEYLGEGLPEKPRWAQETQKFWAPHVSEHEGTYYLYYSAKPDTGAGLCLAVATATSPAGPFVDVGAPLQRGPGFLEIDPMAFDDPATGKRLLYWGSGFGPLRVRELADDRVSFAPGSPEVPLLHPAGAGDPRRYDQLLEGSWVVLRHGWYYLFYSGNNCCGPDAHYGVLVARSRAATGPFETLAEATGNPYATLLEGNAHWRAPGHNCVVTDAAGQDWLAYHAIDPQQPTFDAIDDEQGYSRRVMLLDRLEYVDGWPRVVTGGTPSWQQQPAPQ, encoded by the coding sequence ATGCCGACCTCCACTACCTACACTAACCCTATCTGGGACTTCGACTTTCCCGACCCCACTATTATCCGCGCCACCGACGGCTACTACTACGCCTACGGCACCCAAACCAAGCGCCCCGGCGGCCTCATCGTCAATCTGCAAGTGGCCCGTTCCCTGGACTTGGTGCACTGGGAATATCTGGGCGAAGGATTGCCCGAAAAGCCACGGTGGGCGCAAGAAACGCAGAAGTTCTGGGCACCGCACGTGAGTGAACATGAAGGCACCTACTACCTCTACTACTCTGCCAAGCCGGACACTGGAGCCGGCCTGTGCCTAGCCGTGGCAACGGCTACCTCGCCGGCCGGGCCCTTCGTGGATGTGGGCGCCCCTTTGCAGCGCGGGCCGGGCTTCCTGGAAATCGACCCCATGGCTTTCGACGACCCCGCTACGGGCAAGCGGCTGCTGTATTGGGGCTCCGGCTTCGGGCCGCTGCGGGTGCGGGAGCTGGCCGACGACCGGGTTTCTTTCGCCCCTGGCAGCCCGGAAGTGCCCCTGCTCCATCCCGCCGGCGCCGGCGACCCGCGCCGCTACGACCAGCTCCTGGAAGGCAGCTGGGTGGTGCTGCGCCACGGCTGGTACTACCTGTTCTATTCCGGCAACAACTGCTGCGGCCCCGACGCCCACTATGGCGTGCTGGTGGCCCGCTCCCGTGCCGCCACCGGCCCCTTCGAGACCCTGGCCGAGGCCACCGGCAACCCCTACGCCACGCTGCTGGAAGGCAACGCCCACTGGCGCGCCCCCGGCCACAACTGCGTCGTCACGGACGCTGCCGGCCAAGACTGGCTGGCCTACCATGCCATCGACCCCCAGCAGCCCACCTTCGACGCCATTGACGACGAGCAAGGCTACTCGCGCCGGGTGATGCTGCTGGACCGGCTGGAGTACGTGGACGGTTGGCCGCGGGTGGTTACGGGCGGCACGCCGTCGTGGCAGCAGCAGCCGGCACCGCAGTAG
- the pruA gene encoding L-glutamate gamma-semialdehyde dehydrogenase has translation MANGFFNVPTPINEPVKAYAPGSPERTELLKTLKELKQQERDIPMHIGGQEVRTGNTQRLSPPHDHQHTLGYFHEGTADHVRQAIDAALAARPAWAELPWEQRAAIFLKAAELLAGPYRARLNAATMLGQSKNAFQAEIDAACELIDFFRFNVHFMQELYRQQPQSQPGMWNRLEHRPLEGFVFALTPFNFTSIAGNLPTSAALMGNVVVWKPANTQIYSAQVLMELFEEAGVPAGVINLVYVDGPTAGEVIFQHPDFAGIHFTGSTGVFQNIWQTIGQNIKRYRSYPRIVGETGGKDFIVAHPSAHAKAVAVAISRGAFEYQGQKCSAASRIYLPANLADEVLGYVKEDLKSFKMGDVEDFSNFINAVISEASFDKLARYIDGAKQDPNADIVAGGSYDKSKGYFIQPTVIVTKDPQYVTMCEELFGPVVTVFVYEPDQFEQTLELVDRTSPYALTGAIFAQDRYAIDLASKKLVQAAGNFYINDKPTGAVVGQQPFGGARASGTNDKAGSLLNLLRWVSPRAIKETFVPPVDYRYPFLGVETGENLNVTGQGGF, from the coding sequence ATGGCCAACGGCTTTTTTAACGTCCCCACCCCTATCAACGAGCCCGTCAAAGCCTACGCCCCCGGCTCACCGGAGCGCACCGAGCTGCTCAAGACCCTAAAGGAGCTGAAGCAGCAGGAGCGCGACATTCCCATGCACATCGGCGGCCAGGAAGTGCGCACCGGCAACACCCAGCGCCTGAGCCCGCCCCACGACCACCAGCACACCCTAGGCTACTTCCACGAAGGCACTGCCGACCACGTGCGCCAGGCCATCGACGCGGCCCTAGCCGCCCGCCCGGCCTGGGCCGAGCTGCCCTGGGAGCAGCGGGCCGCCATCTTCCTGAAAGCCGCCGAGCTGCTGGCCGGTCCCTACCGCGCCCGCCTCAACGCGGCTACCATGCTGGGCCAGAGCAAAAACGCCTTCCAGGCCGAAATCGACGCCGCGTGTGAGCTGATTGACTTCTTCCGCTTCAATGTGCACTTCATGCAGGAGCTGTACCGGCAGCAGCCCCAGAGCCAGCCCGGCATGTGGAACCGCCTGGAGCATCGCCCGCTGGAAGGCTTCGTGTTTGCCCTCACGCCCTTCAACTTCACCTCCATTGCCGGCAACCTACCCACCTCGGCGGCCCTGATGGGCAACGTGGTGGTGTGGAAGCCCGCCAACACCCAGATTTACTCGGCCCAGGTGCTGATGGAGCTGTTCGAGGAAGCCGGCGTGCCGGCCGGCGTCATCAACCTCGTGTACGTGGACGGCCCCACGGCCGGGGAGGTTATCTTCCAGCACCCCGACTTCGCCGGCATCCACTTCACCGGCTCCACCGGCGTGTTCCAGAACATCTGGCAGACCATCGGCCAGAACATCAAGCGCTACCGGAGCTACCCGCGCATCGTGGGCGAAACCGGCGGCAAAGACTTTATCGTGGCGCATCCCTCGGCCCACGCCAAGGCCGTAGCCGTGGCTATTTCGCGCGGGGCCTTTGAATATCAGGGCCAGAAGTGCTCGGCCGCCTCGCGCATCTACCTGCCCGCCAACCTGGCCGATGAGGTGCTGGGCTACGTGAAGGAAGACCTCAAGTCGTTTAAGATGGGCGACGTCGAGGACTTCTCAAACTTCATCAACGCCGTTATCAGCGAGGCCTCCTTCGATAAGCTGGCCCGCTACATCGACGGCGCCAAGCAGGACCCCAACGCCGACATCGTGGCCGGCGGCAGCTACGATAAGTCGAAAGGCTACTTCATCCAGCCCACGGTCATCGTGACCAAGGACCCGCAGTACGTGACCATGTGCGAGGAGCTGTTCGGGCCCGTGGTAACGGTGTTTGTCTATGAGCCCGACCAGTTTGAGCAAACTCTGGAATTGGTGGACCGCACCTCGCCCTACGCCCTCACCGGCGCTATTTTCGCCCAGGACCGCTACGCCATCGACCTAGCCTCGAAGAAGCTGGTGCAAGCCGCCGGCAACTTCTACATCAACGACAAGCCTACCGGCGCCGTAGTGGGCCAGCAGCCCTTCGGCGGGGCCCGCGCCTCCGGTACCAACGACAAGGCCGGCTCCCTGCTCAACCTGCTGCGCTGGGTGTCGCCGCGCGCCATCAAGGAAACCTTCGTGCCGCCCGTCGACTACCGCTACCCGTTCCTGGGCGTCGAAACTGGCGAAAACCTGAACGTAACCGGCCAGGGTGGGTTCTAA
- a CDS encoding Uma2 family endonuclease: MEQAAAPNHYTVEEYLALEDASEVRHKYYQGEVFAMAGASLPHNHIIGNSYRALGDRLDASRCEVFLDGALLKIDDSCFIYPDLLVSCHPADLAADRILQHPSVIFEVLSPASAAYDRTAKLRFYQRLPSVRHYVLVQQEYC; encoded by the coding sequence ATGGAACAGGCTGCTGCACCCAACCACTACACGGTGGAAGAATATCTGGCGCTCGAAGATGCCTCGGAGGTTCGCCACAAATATTACCAGGGCGAAGTTTTTGCTATGGCTGGCGCCTCGCTTCCGCATAACCACATCATTGGCAACAGTTACCGGGCGCTGGGTGACCGGCTAGACGCCTCACGGTGTGAAGTGTTTTTAGATGGAGCTTTGCTTAAGATAGATGACTCGTGCTTCATCTACCCCGACTTGCTAGTGTCCTGCCACCCCGCCGACCTAGCTGCCGACCGTATCTTACAGCATCCCAGCGTTATTTTCGAGGTACTTTCGCCCGCCAGCGCTGCGTATGACCGCACCGCTAAACTGCGGTTTTATCAGCGCCTGCCCAGCGTACGGCATTACGTGCTGGTGCAGCAGGAGTATTGCTGA
- a CDS encoding Uma2 family endonuclease, with amino-acid sequence MEPALASPRYYAVEEYFALEEVSEVRHLFYRGEAFAMSGAVGMHTIVKQNCVVSLRLALRGRGCRVYDENVRLAVLEGELYMYPDVMVTCHPDDSPNKVMMRHPVVLIEVLSPGTESHDRVWKFSRYTQLASLQHYLLVSASSWLVEWYRREPSGVWSFTPLASQEDVVTILELGITLPLADIYTELDIQPELDKPRTLQ; translated from the coding sequence ATGGAGCCGGCCCTGGCCTCGCCCCGCTACTATGCTGTGGAGGAATACTTCGCGCTGGAAGAAGTGTCCGAAGTGCGGCATCTGTTTTACCGGGGCGAAGCCTTCGCCATGTCCGGGGCAGTTGGTATGCACACTATTGTCAAGCAGAACTGCGTGGTGAGCCTGCGGCTGGCGTTGCGGGGTAGAGGCTGCCGGGTATATGATGAGAACGTGCGACTGGCCGTGCTGGAGGGCGAACTATACATGTATCCGGACGTGATGGTGACCTGCCACCCCGACGACTCACCCAACAAGGTGATGATGCGCCACCCAGTGGTGTTGATTGAAGTGTTGTCGCCAGGTACGGAGAGCCACGACCGGGTGTGGAAGTTCAGCCGCTACACGCAATTGGCATCCTTACAGCACTATCTGCTGGTGTCGGCTAGCAGCTGGCTGGTAGAGTGGTACCGGCGGGAGCCGTCGGGCGTGTGGTCGTTTACACCGCTAGCCAGCCAGGAGGATGTCGTGACGATTCTGGAGCTAGGCATCACGCTGCCGCTGGCCGACATCTACACGGAGCTAGATATTCAGCCGGAGCTGGACAAGCCCCGAACCCTTCAATAA
- a CDS encoding NADH-quinone oxidoreductase subunit A: MLLAVPTQYQPQDFLPIIVQFVLAVAFVAFSMVASHLIGPRRKSRVKDEAFECGIESVGNARTPISVKYFLTAILFVLFDVEVIFMYPWAVNFRELGKTGFYEMLVFLALLLAGFGYVIKKGVLRWNEVR, from the coding sequence ATGCTTCTCGCTGTTCCAACTCAATATCAACCCCAGGACTTTCTGCCTATTATCGTGCAGTTTGTGCTGGCGGTGGCTTTTGTGGCCTTTTCCATGGTAGCCTCGCACCTTATCGGGCCGCGCCGCAAGAGCCGCGTGAAAGACGAGGCCTTCGAGTGCGGTATCGAATCGGTGGGCAACGCCCGCACGCCCATTTCGGTGAAGTACTTTCTCACGGCCATCCTGTTTGTACTTTTCGACGTGGAGGTCATCTTCATGTATCCCTGGGCCGTGAACTTCCGCGAACTGGGCAAGACCGGCTTCTACGAGATGCTGGTGTTCCTGGCCTTGCTGTTGGCCGGCTTTGGCTATGTCATCAAAAAAGGCGTGCTGCGCTGGAATGAGGTGCGTTAA
- a CDS encoding NADH-quinone oxidoreductase subunit B, whose translation MDTRVPEIKMVDAPEGVEGAGFFATSLEKVVGIARANSLWPLPFATSCCGIEFMATMGSHYDISRFGSERPSFSPRQADLLMVMGTIAKKMAPIVKQVYEQMAEPRWVLAMGACASSGGIFDSYSVLQGIDRVIPVDVYVPGCPPRPEQVLDGLMRIQDLAKNESLRRRNSPEYQALLASYNIK comes from the coding sequence ATGGATACTAGAGTTCCGGAAATCAAAATGGTGGACGCGCCCGAGGGCGTGGAAGGCGCTGGCTTTTTTGCCACCTCGCTGGAGAAAGTAGTGGGCATTGCCCGCGCCAACTCGCTCTGGCCCCTGCCCTTTGCCACCTCCTGCTGCGGCATCGAGTTCATGGCTACCATGGGCTCCCACTACGACATCTCGCGTTTTGGCTCGGAGCGCCCCTCTTTCTCACCCCGCCAAGCTGACCTGCTGATGGTGATGGGCACCATTGCCAAAAAGATGGCGCCCATCGTGAAGCAGGTATACGAGCAGATGGCCGAGCCCCGCTGGGTGCTGGCCATGGGCGCCTGCGCTTCCTCGGGCGGTATCTTCGACTCCTACTCCGTGCTGCAAGGCATCGACCGGGTTATCCCGGTGGATGTGTACGTGCCCGGCTGCCCGCCCCGCCCCGAGCAAGTGCTCGACGGCCTGATGCGCATCCAGGACTTGGCCAAAAACGAATCCCTCCGCCGCCGCAACTCACCCGAATATCAGGCCCTGCTGGCGTCTTATAACATTAAATAG
- a CDS encoding NADH-quinone oxidoreductase subunit C: protein MADHTESAAAQETATAQDPAAQKNAQLLDLLYRLFGQDAFTDVEEPYGLLTVTTTRERIHDIVAGLQQDQELQLNFLTTMCGMHWPEQEGRELGMVYHLHSLVHNVRLRLKIFFPISDPVVPTLTDLYATANWMERETYDYFGIIFPGHPNLIRILNVEDMDYHPMRKEYALEDGTREDKTDLFFGR, encoded by the coding sequence ATGGCTGACCACACCGAATCTGCTGCTGCTCAGGAAACCGCCACGGCCCAAGACCCGGCCGCGCAGAAAAACGCGCAGCTGTTGGACTTGCTTTACCGCCTGTTTGGCCAGGATGCCTTTACCGATGTGGAGGAGCCCTACGGCCTGCTAACCGTCACGACCACGCGGGAGCGAATCCACGACATTGTGGCGGGCTTGCAGCAGGACCAGGAGTTGCAGCTCAACTTTCTGACCACCATGTGCGGCATGCACTGGCCGGAGCAGGAAGGCCGGGAGTTAGGCATGGTGTATCACCTGCACAGCCTGGTGCACAACGTGCGCCTGCGCCTGAAAATCTTCTTTCCGATTTCGGACCCCGTGGTGCCGACGCTGACGGACCTTTACGCCACCGCCAACTGGATGGAGCGTGAGACTTACGACTACTTCGGTATTATCTTCCCAGGCCACCCTAACCTCATCCGCATTCTGAATGTGGAAGACATGGACTACCACCCCATGCGCAAGGAATACGCTTTGGAAGACGGTACCCGCGAAGACAAAACCGACCTGTTCTTTGGAAGATGA
- the nuoD gene encoding NADH dehydrogenase (quinone) subunit D, with product MAVNDTLEGTHKIIEEAREQQPRINPLAPTVNDFNQELTTLNLGPTHPATHGIFQNILQMDGERIVSGVPTIGYIHRAFEKIAERRPFYQITPLTDRMNYCSSPINNMGWHMTVEKLLGVTVPKRAEYMRVIVMELARITDHLICNSILGVDTGAFTGFLYVFQEREKVYEIYEEICGARLTTNMGRVGGMERDFSDTAVQKLRKWLKEFPAVMKEFESMFNRNRIFMDRTQNVGGITAERALNYGFTGPNLRAAGVDYDVRVMNPYSSYQDFDFEIPVGTNGDTYDRFLVRNEEIWQSLRIINQALENLPEGPYHADAPHYYLPPKQAVYKNMEALIYHFKIIMGEIEAPVGEVYHSVEGGNGELGFYLVSDGGRTPYRLHFRRPCFIYYQAYPEMVVGSTLSDAIVTLSSMNVIAGELDA from the coding sequence ATGGCAGTAAACGACACGCTGGAAGGCACCCACAAGATTATCGAGGAGGCGCGCGAGCAGCAGCCCCGCATTAATCCGCTGGCGCCGACCGTCAACGACTTCAACCAGGAGCTGACCACGCTCAACCTGGGCCCCACGCACCCCGCCACCCACGGTATCTTTCAGAACATCTTGCAGATGGACGGGGAGCGGATCGTTTCGGGCGTGCCCACCATCGGCTACATCCACCGCGCCTTCGAGAAGATTGCCGAGCGCCGGCCCTTCTACCAGATTACGCCGCTCACCGACCGGATGAACTACTGTTCGTCGCCCATCAACAACATGGGCTGGCACATGACCGTGGAGAAGCTGCTAGGCGTGACGGTACCAAAGCGCGCCGAGTATATGCGCGTGATTGTCATGGAGTTGGCCCGCATCACCGACCACCTCATCTGCAACTCTATTCTGGGCGTAGATACCGGCGCTTTCACCGGCTTTCTGTATGTGTTTCAGGAGCGCGAGAAGGTGTACGAGATTTACGAGGAAATCTGCGGCGCCCGCCTCACCACCAATATGGGCCGCGTGGGCGGCATGGAGCGTGATTTCTCCGATACGGCCGTCCAGAAGCTGCGCAAGTGGCTTAAGGAGTTCCCGGCCGTGATGAAGGAGTTTGAGAGCATGTTCAACCGCAACCGCATCTTCATGGACCGCACCCAAAATGTGGGCGGTATCACGGCGGAGCGGGCTCTGAACTACGGCTTCACCGGCCCCAACCTGCGCGCCGCCGGCGTCGACTACGACGTGCGGGTGATGAACCCGTACTCCAGCTACCAGGATTTCGACTTTGAAATTCCGGTGGGTACCAACGGCGATACCTACGACCGGTTTTTGGTGCGCAACGAGGAAATCTGGCAGAGCCTGCGCATCATCAACCAGGCCCTCGAAAACCTGCCCGAAGGCCCCTACCACGCCGACGCCCCGCACTACTACCTGCCGCCCAAGCAGGCCGTGTACAAAAACATGGAGGCGCTTATCTACCACTTCAAAATCATCATGGGTGAGATTGAAGCGCCGGTGGGCGAAGTCTACCACTCCGTAGAAGGTGGCAACGGCGAACTAGGCTTCTACCTCGTTTCCGACGGGGGCCGCACGCCCTACCGCCTGCACTTCCGCCGGCCCTGCTTCATTTACTACCAGGCTTACCCCGAAATGGTAGTGGGCTCCACCCTCTCCGACGCCATTGTGACGCTCAGCTCCATGAACGTTATTGCCGGTGAGCTGGACGCGTAA
- a CDS encoding nucleotidyltransferase family protein, with product MRLTEQEIILIQEYFRQQPVLRVFLFGSHARGEANAESDVDLLVELDPTQPVGIRFFGWSGELSESLGKQVDLGSADTILPFYRPFTEADKILIYDQAVCRQAAA from the coding sequence ATGCGCCTTACCGAGCAAGAAATCATCCTTATTCAAGAGTACTTCCGGCAGCAGCCGGTGCTGCGGGTGTTCTTGTTTGGTTCTCATGCGCGGGGAGAAGCCAATGCTGAAAGTGACGTGGACTTGCTAGTAGAGCTAGATCCGACGCAGCCTGTTGGAATAAGGTTTTTTGGTTGGTCGGGGGAGTTAAGCGAATCCCTCGGCAAACAAGTAGATTTGGGTAGCGCCGACACCATTTTGCCTTTTTACCGACCCTTTACTGAAGCTGATAAGATCTTAATCTATGACCAAGCGGTTTGCCGACAAGCAGCGGCTTGA
- a CDS encoding HepT-like ribonuclease domain-containing protein codes for MTKRFADKQRLEHMLTAIDDVLNFTATASETEFIQNRMMQFACVRGLKIIGEAANHLTIAPRDANPHIRWRDVVGMRNFAAHQYFDVQNQVIWDAVRRDLPALKLQLQQVLSALSA; via the coding sequence ATGACCAAGCGGTTTGCCGACAAGCAGCGGCTTGAGCATATGCTGACAGCCATTGACGACGTGCTAAACTTCACGGCCACAGCTTCAGAAACTGAATTCATCCAAAACCGCATGATGCAATTTGCCTGCGTGCGGGGTTTGAAAATCATTGGCGAAGCTGCCAACCATTTGACAATAGCGCCGCGTGATGCGAATCCGCATATTCGGTGGCGCGACGTTGTTGGGATGCGCAACTTTGCTGCTCATCAATACTTCGACGTGCAGAACCAAGTAATTTGGGATGCTGTACGCCGAGACCTGCCCGCGCTGAAACTGCAACTTCAACAAGTGCTTTCGGCACTTTCTGCCTAA
- the nuoE gene encoding NADH-quinone oxidoreductase subunit NuoE family protein, which produces MEVSTIAPNKPQFSPAALAEIARIRKQYPEDRQKSALLPVLHIAQAEFGGWVSPEVQDLVAETLNLRPIEVYEVATFYTMFNLKPVGKHVLEICRTGPCMLRGSDELTAHLERITGAKVGGTSPDGLFTLKEVECLAACGFAPIVQVREKYYEQLDTEEAVDAMLTELRNQVHRPALPWEENGLTNALANN; this is translated from the coding sequence ATGGAAGTATCTACTATTGCGCCCAATAAGCCCCAATTCTCACCCGCTGCCCTGGCGGAAATTGCGCGTATTCGCAAACAGTACCCCGAAGACCGGCAGAAGTCGGCGCTACTGCCGGTGCTGCACATTGCGCAGGCCGAGTTTGGCGGCTGGGTGAGTCCGGAGGTGCAGGATCTGGTAGCCGAAACGCTGAACCTGCGCCCGATTGAGGTATACGAGGTAGCCACATTCTACACCATGTTCAACCTGAAGCCGGTGGGCAAGCACGTGCTGGAAATCTGCCGTACGGGCCCCTGCATGCTGCGCGGCTCCGACGAGCTGACGGCCCACTTGGAGCGCATCACCGGCGCCAAAGTCGGCGGCACGTCACCGGATGGGTTGTTCACCCTGAAAGAAGTGGAGTGCTTAGCCGCCTGCGGCTTCGCGCCCATTGTGCAAGTGCGCGAGAAATACTACGAGCAGCTTGACACCGAAGAAGCCGTAGACGCCATGCTCACGGAGCTGCGCAACCAGGTGCACCGCCCCGCCCTGCCATGGGAAGAAAATGGCTTGACTAATGCGCTGGCTAACAACTGA